A genomic segment from Ignavibacteriales bacterium encodes:
- a CDS encoding dodecin domain-containing protein, translated as MNTHIDEGAVKIIEIIGISSKSFDDAIAQALDKASKTVKGITGFEVVKQLASVEGGKIKHYKVNLKLAFPVV; from the coding sequence ATGAATACCCACATAGATGAAGGCGCAGTAAAGATAATTGAGATAATTGGTATTTCTTCAAAAAGTTTTGACGATGCTATTGCTCAAGCATTAGATAAAGCTTCAAAAACTGTAAAAGGAATTACTGGGTTTGAAGTAGTAAAACAACTTGCAAGCGTAGAAGGCGGTAAGATAAAACATTATAAAGTTAATCTTAAACTTGCTTTTCCGGTTGTTTAA
- a CDS encoding YtxH domain-containing protein: MQRNIISAKGFMIGFLAGGTVGAIIALLTTPKSGKELRGDIKHKSEEYFDDADKYYSETKSKASEMFNEGKRKYAMIMNDIKSKPGEILKDAERAFDDAKEKEILHSGKEKIETEIESLKYSFKTGINTNNEAKKS, from the coding sequence ATGCAACGTAATATTATTAGTGCTAAAGGCTTTATGATTGGATTTTTGGCAGGCGGTACAGTCGGAGCAATAATTGCTCTTTTAACAACGCCCAAAAGCGGTAAAGAACTTAGAGGAGATATAAAACATAAGTCTGAAGAATATTTTGATGATGCTGATAAATATTATTCAGAGACAAAAAGTAAAGCAAGTGAAATGTTTAATGAAGGTAAAAGAAAATATGCAATGATTATGAATGATATAAAATCAAAACCTGGTGAAATTTTAAAAGATGCTGAACGAGCTTTTGATGATGCAAAAGAAAAAGAAATATTACACTCAGGAAAAGAAAAAATTGAAACCGAAATAGAGAGTTTAAAATATTCATTTAAAACCGGAATCAATACTAACAATGAAGCTAAGAAATCCTAG
- the kaiC gene encoding circadian clock protein KaiC, with translation MKKNEPKFQRKILPKSPTSIQGFDEITGGGLPKGRPTLVCGGAGCGKTLFAMEFLVRGATVNNEPGVFISFEETEKELTANVASLGFDLNNLIKHRKIWLEHIHVERGEIEQSGEYDLRGLFVRIHHAIESIGAKRVVLDTIESLFSALPNATIVRTELRRLFSWLKKKGVTTIVTGEKGYGTLTRQGLEEYVSDCVILLDHRVSDQSSIRRLRIVKYRGSTHGTNEYPFLIDEDGFSVLPVTSLGLKHISSRERISSGIPRLDTMLSGKGYFRGSTILVSGTAGTGKTSLAAQFVEAACKRGERVLYFAFEESPSQFMRNMSSIGILLEPWVKKGLLYFHATRPTLHGLEHHLTTSIKLINKVDPQIVILDPIDAFVIGGNQTEVKIMLLRLVDFLKMRNITAFFASLSNAGTTQELTDMAISSLIDTWLLLRDIEIGGERNRGLYVLKSRGMDHSNQIREFILTDCGIELLDVYVGPEGVLTGSARLTQEATNEAQQLSRQQEIERKQSEIELKRAATEAQIVVLKSEFKTEESEALKLIEREKAETKRFTVNQKKMAYSRKADKFIKKTLV, from the coding sequence ATGAAAAAAAATGAACCTAAATTTCAAAGAAAAATCCTTCCAAAATCTCCAACAAGTATTCAAGGCTTTGATGAAATAACAGGCGGTGGTTTACCCAAAGGACGACCAACTCTTGTGTGCGGAGGTGCGGGATGTGGTAAAACATTATTTGCTATGGAATTTCTGGTACGCGGTGCAACAGTCAATAATGAACCCGGTGTTTTCATTTCCTTTGAGGAAACAGAAAAAGAGCTAACGGCAAACGTTGCTTCATTAGGATTCGATTTGAATAACCTGATAAAACACAGAAAGATTTGGCTTGAACACATTCATGTTGAACGTGGCGAAATAGAACAGAGCGGTGAATATGATTTAAGGGGTTTATTTGTCCGTATTCACCACGCAATCGAAAGTATTGGCGCTAAGCGTGTTGTTTTGGATACCATTGAATCACTCTTTTCGGCGCTTCCTAATGCTACTATTGTACGCACAGAATTGCGGCGATTATTCAGCTGGTTGAAAAAAAAGGGTGTTACAACAATAGTGACTGGTGAAAAAGGCTATGGTACTTTAACGCGTCAGGGTTTGGAAGAATATGTTTCTGATTGTGTTATTCTGCTGGATCACCGTGTTAGCGATCAGTCTTCCATAAGAAGATTACGCATTGTAAAGTATCGTGGCTCAACACACGGTACAAATGAATATCCTTTCTTAATTGATGAAGATGGATTTTCCGTTCTGCCTGTTACTTCACTTGGATTGAAACACATTTCTTCGAGAGAAAGAATTTCCAGCGGCATTCCGCGTCTTGATACAATGCTTTCCGGTAAAGGTTACTTTCGCGGCAGTACAATACTTGTTTCAGGAACTGCGGGTACCGGCAAAACAAGTCTTGCTGCACAATTTGTTGAAGCAGCTTGTAAACGTGGAGAACGTGTTCTTTATTTCGCATTCGAAGAATCTCCAAGTCAATTTATGCGTAATATGTCTTCTATTGGAATTCTCTTAGAACCATGGGTAAAAAAAGGTTTGTTATATTTTCACGCAACTCGCCCAACACTGCATGGATTGGAACATCATTTAACAACTTCTATCAAATTGATTAATAAGGTTGATCCGCAAATAGTGATTCTTGATCCTATTGATGCATTCGTTATAGGAGGAAATCAAACTGAAGTTAAAATAATGCTTCTTCGTCTTGTAGATTTTTTAAAGATGAGGAATATCACTGCATTTTTCGCAAGCCTTTCTAATGCAGGTACTACTCAGGAGCTTACTGATATGGCAATATCATCATTAATAGATACCTGGCTTCTATTACGTGATATTGAAATTGGCGGTGAACGTAACAGAGGGTTATATGTTCTTAAATCACGCGGAATGGATCATTCAAACCAAATCCGTGAATTTATACTAACAGATTGTGGAATTGAACTGCTTGATGTTTATGTTGGACCTGAAGGTGTATTAACGGGTTCAGCTCGATTAACTCAAGAAGCAACAAACGAAGCTCAACAATTATCACGGCAGCAAGAAATTGAACGAAAGCAATCTGAAATAGAACTAAAACGTGCAGCAACAGAAGCTCAAATTGTAGTATTAAAATCTGAATTTAAAACAGAAGAATCAGAAGCGCTTAAGCTTATCGAAAGGGAAAAAGCAGAGACTAAAAGATTCACAGTAAATCAGAAAAAAATGGCCTATAGCAGAAAAGCCGATAAGTTTATAAAAAAAACTTTAGTGTAG
- a CDS encoding LPXTG cell wall anchor domain-containing protein has product MNAKTIGLAIVVIGLIMTLYTGFTYVTREKIVDIGSVEITADKDHTANWSPFIGIGIMVIGGVVFLFGKKSNSD; this is encoded by the coding sequence ATGAATGCAAAAACAATTGGTTTAGCAATAGTCGTAATTGGTTTGATAATGACTCTATATACCGGATTTACATACGTAACAAGAGAAAAAATTGTTGATATAGGCAGCGTTGAAATAACAGCGGACAAAGATCATACAGCAAATTGGTCACCATTTATTGGTATAGGTATAATGGTAATAGGCGGTGTAGTTTTTTTGTTCGGTAAAAAATCCAATTCAGACTAA
- a CDS encoding ATP-binding cassette domain-containing protein, which yields MQKHTDHIATIADTDNKQQNDVVIKMQHLKKSFGNNHVLRDINLVINKGENLAILGQSGTGKSVLIKCIVGLIQIDDGELFIFGQNIAELKNRKLADIQKRIGFLFQSGALYDSMTVRENLEFPLRKKLRSLSKEELNSLITESLHDVGLDKAIDKTPSELSGGMRKRLGLARTLILKPEIMLYDEPTTGLDPITSKEISNLILEVQRKYDTTSIIITHDIECTKLTADRIIVIKDGVCAAEGTFDDLEKSEDPWIRSFFE from the coding sequence ATGCAAAAGCATACAGATCATATTGCAACTATAGCTGACACTGATAATAAGCAGCAAAATGATGTTGTAATTAAGATGCAGCATCTTAAGAAATCTTTCGGGAATAATCACGTATTGCGGGATATTAATCTTGTTATTAATAAAGGAGAAAATCTTGCCATACTCGGACAATCCGGAACAGGTAAATCGGTGCTTATTAAATGTATTGTTGGGTTAATACAAATTGATGATGGTGAACTTTTTATTTTTGGTCAAAATATTGCTGAACTAAAGAATAGGAAACTTGCTGATATACAAAAAAGAATTGGTTTCCTTTTTCAAAGCGGAGCACTTTATGATTCAATGACAGTAAGAGAAAATCTCGAATTCCCGCTCCGAAAAAAATTGCGTTCGTTATCAAAAGAAGAATTAAACTCGCTTATAACAGAATCATTGCACGATGTTGGACTTGATAAAGCAATTGATAAAACACCTTCAGAACTTTCCGGAGGTATGCGTAAGCGCTTAGGTTTAGCGCGCACATTAATTTTAAAACCAGAGATAATGCTTTATGATGAACCCACAACAGGGCTGGACCCTATAACATCGAAAGAAATAAGTAATCTTATTCTGGAAGTGCAAAGGAAATACGATACCACTTCCATTATTATTACTCACGATATTGAATGTACCAAACTAACAGCTGATAGAATTATTGTAATCAAAGATGGAGTATGTGCTGCAGAAGGAACGTTTGACGATCTGGAGAAATCCGAAGATCCTTGGATACGATCATTTTTTGAATGA
- a CDS encoding response regulator transcription factor — protein sequence MKKIKILLIEDNRLLREGISALLKKQPDMNVVTTVGNGENILALIGKLNPNIVLLDLGLRNHNSLQVVKLVKTNFQKIKIIVMDLIPLQADVFEFVQAGVSGFMLKDISVAEFLKTIRSVFEGAQVLPPHLTGSLFTQIVEQAINGLAPRVINDSVRMTKRERQVVELIADGSTNKEIAQKLNLSTYTIKSHVHNILEKLALNTRVQIAKHAHLSESYKTAIDTTSLLEE from the coding sequence ATGAAAAAAATCAAGATACTACTTATTGAAGATAATCGACTTCTGCGCGAAGGCATTTCTGCGTTACTAAAAAAGCAGCCTGATATGAATGTTGTTACAACTGTTGGTAATGGAGAAAATATTTTAGCGCTTATTGGGAAGCTTAACCCAAACATTGTACTTCTCGATCTTGGTTTAAGAAATCATAACAGTTTACAAGTTGTAAAACTTGTAAAGACAAATTTTCAGAAAATCAAAATAATTGTAATGGATCTTATTCCGTTACAGGCAGACGTTTTTGAATTTGTGCAAGCAGGTGTTTCCGGATTTATGCTTAAAGACATAAGCGTTGCTGAGTTTTTAAAAACCATCAGATCAGTGTTTGAAGGTGCACAAGTTTTACCTCCGCATTTAACAGGATCACTTTTCACACAGATTGTTGAACAGGCGATAAATGGATTAGCTCCAAGGGTAATTAATGATTCAGTCCGGATGACAAAACGTGAACGTCAGGTAGTTGAATTGATAGCTGATGGTTCTACAAATAAAGAAATAGCACAAAAACTTAATCTTTCAACCTACACAATAAAAAGCCACGTACATAACATCCTTGAAAAACTTGCACTTAATACGCGTGTGCAGATTGCAAAACACGCTCATCTATCTGAATCTTATAAAACAGCAATAGATACAACTTCATTACTCGAAGAGTAA
- a CDS encoding AI-2E family transporter has translation MTEKINSFPGFRIIVGAAAIVIIISGVYLAQSVVVLFLVSVFLASLGIPPLLWLKEKHIPSVVAVLIVMAGMVFIIILIGAQIGSSFSNFLDQLPLFQSNIREQVLELSAYLRSKGFSGTQKLLLDYVKPEVLLKLTANLLSGLSSVLSDLALVLLTVTFIMLEVSSFPIKLRAVLGDPKQKFPKFTEFVNDMRRYMVIKTLLSLATGVLIAFWLYILDVDYPILWGFIAFLLNYIPNIGSIVAAIPALILAFIQFGIGSAVLVMVGYIVVNFIIGNVVEPRLMGRKFGLSTLVVFLSLVFWGSLLGLAGAILSVPLTMTLKFAFENNESTKWIAVLLRSENSDELSVPKSSKEKKG, from the coding sequence ATGACTGAGAAAATTAATTCTTTCCCTGGATTTCGCATTATTGTCGGTGCAGCTGCAATAGTGATAATAATCTCAGGGGTTTATCTTGCCCAGTCAGTTGTTGTATTATTTCTTGTCTCTGTTTTTCTTGCCTCACTTGGAATTCCACCGCTGCTCTGGTTAAAAGAAAAACATATTCCATCCGTAGTTGCAGTTCTGATCGTTATGGCAGGAATGGTATTTATTATAATTCTGATTGGCGCACAGATTGGCTCATCTTTTAGCAACTTTTTAGATCAGTTGCCTTTATTTCAGTCAAATATTCGGGAACAAGTCCTGGAGCTTAGCGCATATTTAAGAAGTAAGGGTTTTTCAGGCACTCAAAAATTATTACTAGATTATGTTAAACCGGAAGTACTGCTAAAGCTTACTGCCAACTTGCTATCTGGACTGAGTTCTGTGCTTTCCGATCTTGCCCTTGTACTACTTACCGTAACCTTTATCATGCTTGAAGTATCAAGCTTTCCTATAAAGCTTCGTGCAGTACTTGGTGATCCAAAACAAAAATTCCCTAAGTTTACGGAATTCGTTAATGATATGCGACGTTATATGGTTATTAAAACTCTTTTAAGTTTGGCTACAGGTGTTTTGATAGCGTTTTGGTTATACATTCTTGATGTAGATTATCCAATACTATGGGGGTTTATAGCCTTTCTGCTTAATTATATCCCTAATATTGGATCTATTGTAGCTGCTATCCCAGCGTTGATTTTGGCTTTCATACAGTTTGGAATTGGTAGTGCTGTGCTGGTTATGGTGGGATATATTGTTGTTAACTTTATAATAGGTAATGTTGTTGAACCTCGTTTGATGGGCAGAAAATTTGGGCTCTCTACGCTGGTCGTTTTTCTTTCTCTTGTTTTTTGGGGTTCCTTGCTTGGATTGGCAGGTGCAATTCTTTCTGTTCCGCTAACTATGACATTGAAGTTTGCATTTGAAAATAATGAAAGCACAAAATGGATTGCTGTGTTGCTCAGATCAGAAAACTCTGATGAACTATCTGTTCCCAAATCCAGCAAGGAGAAAAAAGGATGA
- a CDS encoding lmo0937 family membrane protein, with protein MLYTIAVVLVVLWLLGLVTSYTMGGFVHILLVIAVIMILVNIINGRRAV; from the coding sequence ATGTTATATACAATCGCAGTTGTTCTAGTTGTATTATGGCTGCTCGGACTAGTCACATCGTACACAATGGGTGGTTTTGTTCACATACTTCTTGTAATTGCTGTTATAATGATTTTAGTAAACATTATTAACGGTAGACGTGCGGTCTGA
- a CDS encoding PRC-barrel domain-containing protein, whose amino-acid sequence MQRSVNSLVGYTISAKDGKIGKVSEFYFDDHTWTIRYLVVETGSWLNERKVLIPHSELGLTDWQSKTFQVNLYMEQIRNSPDIETKKTVSRQQEIDLYSYYGLPVYWGDVFNDGNVGIMPIPSMVDMTLTNKKNNSPKKANEDPHLRSTHNVEGYNIQSNEGEIGHVEDFIVDDKKWNLVFLTIDTHNWLPGRKVLVSPNWIKKIDWSEEKVYVNLSRESIKNSPEFDPDVRITDDYENELFSYYDEAIKHIKEEVAK is encoded by the coding sequence ATGCAACGCAGTGTAAATAGTTTAGTTGGCTACACCATTAGTGCCAAGGATGGTAAAATCGGAAAAGTGAGCGAGTTCTATTTTGATGATCATACGTGGACAATACGTTACCTAGTTGTTGAAACAGGAAGTTGGTTGAATGAAAGAAAAGTATTAATTCCTCACTCGGAACTTGGTTTAACTGATTGGCAGTCCAAAACATTTCAAGTTAATTTATATATGGAACAAATCCGTAATAGTCCAGACATTGAAACTAAGAAAACAGTATCCCGCCAACAAGAAATAGATTTATATAGTTATTATGGATTACCAGTTTATTGGGGCGATGTATTTAATGATGGAAATGTGGGGATTATGCCTATTCCATCTATGGTTGATATGACATTAACTAACAAAAAGAATAATTCTCCTAAAAAAGCAAACGAAGATCCACATCTGCGAAGCACACATAATGTTGAAGGTTATAATATTCAGTCTAATGAAGGAGAAATAGGACACGTTGAAGATTTTATTGTTGATGATAAAAAATGGAACCTTGTATTCTTGACTATAGATACACACAATTGGCTGCCTGGCAGAAAAGTTCTTGTATCACCTAATTGGATAAAAAAAATTGATTGGAGTGAAGAAAAAGTTTATGTGAATCTATCACGGGAATCTATAAAGAATAGTCCGGAGTTTGATCCTGATGTGCGTATAACTGATGATTATGAAAATGAACTGTTCAGTTATTATGATGAGGCTATTAAACACATTAAGGAAGAAGTAGCAAAATAG
- a CDS encoding MCE family protein: MKKNSTNKIKLGIFVTLGLVVLILAIYFIGEKQLLFKSTFRLTGVFTDVAGLQAGNNVRLSGISIGTVESISLVSDTTVRVEIVIDESSRKFIKKDAVATIGSEGLIGNKVLVINPGTGGKKSIEDNDIIQTAQPIDVDDIMISLKTTIDNTAIITGDLAKISTNIESGEGTIGRLMMDQTWRENIQSTIINLKDGSEKFVVFMDKSQEIDNILIALNSNIDSTSAVIQDLSKIANKIQSGEGVVGKLLMDKSMGQNLDSTLINLKNGLAEFEIFMKMAQESWLLSF; this comes from the coding sequence ATGAAAAAAAATTCAACCAATAAAATCAAATTAGGAATATTTGTTACACTTGGTTTAGTGGTATTGATTTTAGCAATATATTTTATCGGGGAGAAACAGCTATTGTTCAAGAGTACTTTCCGTTTAACAGGTGTGTTTACTGATGTTGCAGGACTGCAGGCAGGAAATAATGTACGCTTATCCGGAATAAGTATAGGAACAGTAGAGAGTATTAGTTTAGTGAGCGATACAACTGTTAGAGTTGAAATTGTTATTGATGAAAGCAGCAGAAAGTTTATTAAGAAGGACGCTGTTGCTACTATTGGTTCAGAGGGACTTATTGGGAATAAAGTTTTAGTTATAAATCCTGGTACCGGTGGAAAAAAGAGTATAGAGGATAATGATATAATTCAGACAGCCCAACCAATTGATGTAGATGATATTATGATATCATTAAAAACCACTATTGATAATACAGCAATTATTACAGGAGATTTGGCTAAAATTTCAACAAATATAGAATCAGGCGAAGGAACAATAGGAAGACTGATGATGGATCAAACCTGGAGAGAAAATATTCAATCAACAATAATTAATTTGAAGGACGGTTCAGAAAAGTTTGTAGTCTTTATGGATAAGTCACAAGAAATTGACAATATTCTGATAGCTCTAAATTCAAACATAGACAGTACATCTGCTGTCATTCAAGATTTATCTAAGATTGCCAACAAGATACAATCTGGAGAAGGAGTAGTAGGAAAACTTTTAATGGATAAATCGATGGGACAAAATCTCGATTCTACTTTGATTAATTTGAAAAACGGTTTGGCCGAGTTTGAAATATTTATGAAGATGGCACAGGAGAGCTGGTTGTTGAGTTTTTAA
- a CDS encoding LysE family transporter, with amino-acid sequence MDYIFFLKGIGIGFAMAVPVGPIGILCIRKTLTEGRLSGFVIGLGAATADLFYASVAAFGLTFISDILVSEKLWIRLVGGALLLFLGIKIFRALPADPKIKINDGGILRSYLTTVFLTLTNPLTIFAFLAVFAALGLDSELRFFSATVLAVGVFIGSCLWFLLLGSVTLLFRNKLDIVGLRWVNKIAGILIIISALIAFGSLL; translated from the coding sequence ATGGATTATATTTTTTTTCTTAAAGGGATAGGTATTGGTTTTGCAATGGCGGTACCGGTTGGTCCAATAGGAATATTGTGCATTCGTAAAACGCTTACCGAAGGCAGGCTGAGCGGATTTGTAATCGGTCTTGGAGCCGCAACTGCTGATTTGTTTTACGCCAGTGTTGCTGCATTTGGACTAACATTTATATCTGATATACTCGTTAGTGAAAAGTTATGGATACGATTGGTCGGAGGTGCGCTTCTTTTATTCCTTGGTATAAAGATATTTCGCGCACTTCCTGCCGATCCCAAAATTAAAATCAATGATGGAGGAATTTTAAGGTCATATCTTACTACCGTTTTTTTAACTCTTACAAATCCATTAACCATTTTTGCTTTTCTAGCAGTATTTGCTGCACTCGGTTTGGATAGCGAACTTAGATTTTTTTCTGCAACTGTTCTTGCCGTTGGCGTATTTATCGGTTCCTGTTTATGGTTCCTTTTACTTGGTTCAGTTACTTTACTTTTTAGAAATAAATTAGATATAGTCGGACTGCGATGGGTAAATAAAATTGCAGGAATCTTAATAATCATTTCCGCACTAATTGCTTTCGGAAGTTTGCTATGA
- a CDS encoding cytochrome C554, with protein sequence MKLSIHYLIIIFLLPLTPILAQSGNTYVGVESCTMCHKSEKQGSQLSIWQKSAHSKAFETLKTDTANQIAKAKGFLKPAAETWECLKCHVTGYNLDATMLGKKFKVEDGVQCETCHGAGSAYKDMKVMKDKILAVEKGLIVHDKLEEFCISCHNNESPTFVKIDANEAWNKIKHSIPKE encoded by the coding sequence ATGAAACTCTCAATTCATTATCTAATAATTATTTTTCTATTACCATTAACACCAATATTAGCTCAAAGTGGTAATACCTATGTAGGTGTCGAATCCTGTACTATGTGCCACAAATCTGAAAAGCAAGGTAGCCAGCTTTCAATTTGGCAAAAAAGTGCTCATTCAAAAGCATTTGAAACTTTGAAAACGGATACGGCTAATCAGATTGCAAAAGCAAAAGGCTTCTTAAAACCAGCAGCTGAAACCTGGGAATGTTTAAAATGCCATGTAACCGGTTATAATCTTGATGCAACAATGTTAGGTAAGAAATTTAAAGTTGAAGATGGCGTTCAATGTGAGACTTGCCATGGAGCCGGATCAGCTTATAAAGATATGAAGGTAATGAAGGATAAAATTTTAGCAGTAGAAAAAGGTTTAATTGTACATGATAAACTTGAAGAATTTTGTATAAGTTGTCATAATAATGAAAGTCCGACTTTCGTAAAGATAGATGCTAATGAAGCCTGGAATAAAATAAAACACAGTATTCCAAAAGAATAA
- a CDS encoding ABC transporter permease, producing MFKQFFLEVASTTTFTLRFFKEVIKPPYEFNEVMKQSFLIGYKSLPLVAITGFIIGLVLTIQSRPTLAKFGSESLLPAMVAVSIIREIGPVITALIFAGKVGSGIGAELASMNVTEQIDAMQVSDTNPFKYLVVTRVLAATLMLPILVILADGFGLLGSLAGVNIKGNVSSYLFFSQIFQSLEFNDLLPAIVKTFFFGFVIGLIGSYKGYNSNKGTEGVGKAANSAVVLSSLMVFIIDMIAVQITSLLQS from the coding sequence ATGTTTAAACAATTCTTTTTGGAAGTAGCATCAACTACAACTTTTACTTTGCGTTTTTTTAAAGAAGTAATCAAACCACCGTATGAGTTTAATGAAGTGATGAAACAGTCTTTTCTGATTGGCTACAAGTCACTTCCTTTAGTGGCTATTACTGGATTTATAATCGGACTAGTGCTAACTATTCAATCAAGACCTACTTTGGCAAAATTTGGATCTGAATCTTTACTGCCGGCAATGGTGGCAGTTTCAATTATTCGTGAAATTGGACCTGTTATCACGGCACTAATCTTTGCCGGAAAGGTTGGATCGGGAATAGGAGCAGAACTAGCTTCAATGAATGTTACTGAACAAATTGATGCGATGCAGGTGTCAGACACTAATCCATTTAAATATCTTGTCGTTACAAGAGTTCTTGCTGCAACATTAATGCTTCCGATCCTGGTAATTCTTGCTGATGGTTTTGGTTTATTAGGCTCACTTGCCGGTGTTAATATAAAAGGAAATGTCAGTTCTTATTTGTTTTTTTCTCAGATATTTCAAAGCCTGGAATTTAATGATCTATTACCGGCCATCGTTAAAACTTTTTTCTTCGGGTTTGTAATCGGACTTATAGGAAGTTATAAAGGATATAATTCAAATAAAGGTACTGAAGGTGTAGGTAAAGCAGCAAATTCAGCCGTGGTACTATCGTCTTTAATGGTTTTTATAATAGATATGATAGCAGTGCAAATTACAAGTCTTCTTCAAAGTTAA
- a CDS encoding CDP-alcohol phosphatidyltransferase family protein, producing MLFNQLRTLRLPDMLTLLGLLCVSFSVYFSFKGFLVIAYFLILMQFLLDYFDGKLARAIGGGALGLHLDSFTDFMAVSASVVFGWFLGITGIAMLIAGFLNIGAASIRLAYFTAHKQKGFTGIPTVLAASVVSTISLLGYLFAKEYLNWFVIFYFISAVAMVSDLRLKKIQL from the coding sequence ATGTTATTTAACCAACTCCGTACACTACGATTGCCGGACATGCTTACTCTGCTTGGTCTTTTGTGTGTTTCCTTTTCAGTTTATTTCTCCTTCAAAGGATTTTTAGTAATTGCTTACTTCCTTATCCTCATGCAATTCCTTTTAGATTATTTTGATGGAAAGTTAGCAAGAGCAATTGGCGGTGGTGCGCTGGGACTGCACCTAGATAGTTTTACTGATTTTATGGCTGTTTCTGCTTCGGTTGTTTTTGGCTGGTTCTTAGGCATAACCGGTATTGCCATGCTCATTGCTGGATTTTTAAATATTGGTGCAGCATCAATAAGACTGGCATACTTTACAGCACATAAACAAAAGGGCTTCACAGGTATTCCAACTGTATTAGCAGCATCAGTTGTTTCTACAATTTCATTGCTTGGATATTTGTTTGCCAAAGAATATCTCAACTGGTTTGTGATATTTTATTTTATTTCGGCAGTTGCAATGGTTTCTGATTTAAGACTTAAAAAAATACAATTATAA